A region from the uncultured Bacteroides sp. genome encodes:
- a CDS encoding glycosyltransferase, translating to MNKSRLAIVIPAYKSTYFDQALNSIAEQSCHDFTLYIGDDNSSDNLESIVDKYVGRINIVYKRFDSNLGGKDLVAQWERCVDMVNEEDWVWLFSDDDTMDENCVFEFYNSLKETGACYDLYHFNVDVINSESRIISNSANFDYPKILSCIDFYKKRLNGSLPCYVVEYVFRKQAFLNVERFQSFDLAWGSDVATWAKLSYSKGIYTIPKGRVKWRYSNVNISPNISKIVLKRKINTVAEMLNWFKVFFKDRGINVSLFNFKMLLVRLSFFSLYLNNVILINVFDKYFELNKGYKFYRFPLLFFVFTYLSSYKIYKLITK from the coding sequence ATGAATAAATCCAGGTTGGCAATAGTGATTCCTGCTTATAAAAGTACGTATTTTGATCAGGCATTAAATTCTATAGCAGAACAATCTTGTCATGATTTTACTTTATACATTGGTGATGATAATAGTTCTGATAACTTAGAGTCTATAGTTGATAAATATGTTGGTCGAATTAATATAGTTTATAAACGTTTTGACTCTAATTTAGGAGGAAAAGACTTAGTTGCTCAATGGGAACGTTGTGTGGATATGGTAAATGAAGAAGATTGGGTCTGGTTATTTTCTGATGATGATACGATGGATGAGAACTGTGTCTTTGAATTTTATAATTCTCTTAAAGAAACAGGTGCTTGTTATGATCTATACCATTTTAATGTAGATGTAATAAATAGCGAATCTCGTATTATTTCTAATTCTGCTAATTTTGATTATCCTAAGATTCTTAGTTGCATTGATTTCTATAAGAAGAGATTAAATGGTTCTCTTCCTTGTTATGTTGTAGAGTATGTGTTTCGTAAACAAGCATTTTTGAATGTTGAGCGTTTTCAAAGCTTTGATTTGGCGTGGGGAAGTGATGTTGCTACTTGGGCTAAATTATCATATTCTAAAGGCATCTATACTATCCCGAAAGGAAGAGTGAAATGGCGTTATAGTAATGTTAATATATCTCCTAATATTTCTAAGATTGTTTTAAAAAGGAAAATCAATACAGTAGCGGAGATGCTCAATTGGTTTAAAGTATTTTTTAAAGATCGAGGAATAAATGTATCACTTTTTAACTTTAAAATGCTATTGGTGCGCTTGTCTTTTTTCTCATTATACTTAAATAATGTAATTTTAATAAATGTCTTTGATAAATATTTTGAGTTAAATAAAGGCTATAAATTTTATCGTTTTCCCTTATTGTTTTTTGTTTTTACATATTTGTCTAGTTATAAAATATATAAATTAATTACTAAATAA